The Streptomyces sp. NBC_00459 DNA segment CCGTGGCTCTCCACTCCCGCGGCCCCGTCTGGGTTTCGACGGTGGACGGCAGCGCGGTCAACGCCGCCGCGATCGCCAACTCCCCCAAGACCGGCACGATCCCGGAGCTGCTCCTGCAGTCCACCGCCACGCGCGGCACCGGCGTCTTCGCCGGCGTCTCCTACATCCAGCGACTTAACACCCGCGGCGGCGTCGCCCCTGCCACGGCCTGCACCGGCGCCGACCAGGTGAGCGTTCCCTACTCCGCGACGTACACGTTCTACAAGCCCGCCAAGTAAGGCGGTGAGCGCCAACTGGTAAGGAAGGGAACGGGACAACGGGGCAAGGGCCGTTGGAATTCGCTGATTTCAAGGGCCCTTGCGCTGCCGGGGAATGCGGGGTGGGACCGCAGCAGCGCGTGCGATATGCCTCAACTTCATGACGTCCGTCGATGAGTGGCCTGACTTTCCCGAAGGGCTCGACCTCGAGAGTGTGTCCTTTCGGGAAGCCCGGTGCACATGGCACGGCAATACGTGCGCGGAGCCGCCAGCCAACCCCCTTACCGGGGTCGCACAGGTGACGGGTGCCTGGAAGAAGCACCAGGGCCCTGGATTGCTGTCCATCCAGCAAGGTGTGGCGGGCCGCTACCGTGGCCAGCAATAACTGTCCGGGACGAGGGCTCGGACTCTGCTCCCGCACGCGGTCATTTCCCAATTGATCGGGAGCGTGAACTGGCGCTGCCCCAGGCCATCGACGGTGTAGTCAACCCATGCGCGGCTGATGACGCCGCCGCGCTCATCGACTCTCATCACGAAGAAGAGCTCAGTAAATCCTTGACTGCCTTCCTTGGACTCGCTGCATGTCTGGCCGATCTGGGCGCCTTCGTGAAATCTGGTGTAGTCCCCCCATACCGGACTGTTGACGCCGGTGTCGGGGTTACGGAAGGAAGGCGGCTCGCCGACAGCTGATGAGACGCTGTGCGCGGTCGAGCCGACTCGGCGTAGTTGGAAGGAGACACTCAGGGGTGCCACCAGGGTCTCGTATCGGATGCGCGACAGGATGATCTTGCGCCCGGTGGTACTGCACAGGAAGAAGGACCCGAAGGATGCAGACCACGGGTGACTGTTCGGTTCGCCGACCACGACGCGGCCGCCGGTAGTTCGCGCACTGAGTTGGCCGTCGACTGCGTTATAGCTGTCGGCTGCCAATGACAGGACTGTTACTGCCGTTAGAGCCCCCGCCAGCATCGGTGAAATGGGGCGGGCGGCCCGCCCGGAGCGTGTCTGTTGCGCGCTCCAGCGGGCCGCCTGGTTGTCTGCAACGGGCGTCGGCACTGCCCGGTTCCTCACTTACCTGGAGGGAACACCCTTGCATGTCTTGCAGGACGGACTGGCGGCCGCGCTGTTCGTCGGTGGTTGTAGCCTCGCATCGGCGAGTGTAGGTGCAGATCGCGCAGTGGTCTCCGGCGCGATGGTGAATGAGATGAACCTTGGTCTGTAGATGCTGGGATCTCGGTAATGAGCGCCTTGGGCTCCGACTGTCGCGTCCAGGCTGTTGACGTTGTAAGACAGAGTCCAGAGGTCACCGGATGCGAGCGCCGGATGGACGTGTGCGTTGTAGGCGAAGATGTTCTGATCGCCGTAACTTCCGAACATGCCCGTTTCCGGCATTTCGTAGATCACGTCCTTCCCGACCGTGAATCCGAACGGGCCGAACGGGCCACAACTGGCCCACATGCGAATCTTGTTGCTGAACCCCTCGGTGCTGTTCTGGCTGATGAGAACAAATCCTCCGTTCCTCCATTTGGTGACGCTGAGCTCGTTCGCGACCCCTACCAGTACGTTGCTCCCCTGCCACTCCATCGGCATCCAGGCTTGCTTTTCTTGATTGAGGAACATCCAGTCATCGACCTTCGACAGGTCGTTCCCCTTGACGCGCGCAATCCGCAGATTCTTATTGATTGGCGAGTCTTTGATGCCATAGATGTAGGTGTATCCGTCTCCGCTTTGAGACGCCGGAACGATACCGGCACCCCACTGAATTATGGATTCGGATGTACTGAGTATCGTCTGGACGGATATCGGGTCGGTCAGATTCCCCAGTTCGAAGGTAGCGACGACCATGCGGTTGAGCCTGAAGTCCCACAGGTCGGGACCGAACTTCTCCCACAGGTGAAAGATGACCTGAAGTCGGTCCTTCCCGTCCGTGCTTCCGATCATCCCGTCACCAAGCCAGTACCAATCCAGTTCAGGACCGCTCGGGGGAGGCATGATTGCCCGTGGGTTCGAGGTGGTTCCACCAGTGATGGTCCTGAGCTGGCTTCCGTCCTGAGTCACGAAGGAGCTGTTGATGAGCGGAGCGCTTGTCGGTCTGGTCCCATCGGAGTTCAAGGGGCCGAGGAACGTGTCCGAGAACATCCAAAGGATCTTCCCGTCAGGCATTCTGACCGAGTATGTGGAGTCCCCGCCGGTCCATCCGTTGGGAGTACTCTTCGCGTAGTTGTTGAACGTATTCTCAGGCGCCGCCTTGGCCATCACGTTTTTCGCTATGGGCCACTGGAAGTTGTCGCAAACCTTTTGCACCACTTTGGAGTACTGCGCGATGCTGCTGGCCTGGCCTGGGTTGTCGTCCTTTCCGCACAGCCAGTTGGCACCCTCTGTCATCGCGTAAGTGATCTCGGCCTTGTCGGACCACTCGCGCTTTACCGACAGATCGATGCCGATCTGCAGGGCATCTTTTGCACCAACGCCCCACTCCTTGGTGTAGGCAAGGCCGACTGATCCCCCGCTTGAATCCCATCTCCCCCAGACAGGAGCGGTGGCCACAGTGCATTTGCCCATGTCCTGGCCGATCCAGTCCGGCCGACTGATGGGTTCGTCGTTGTTTCCCCCTGTGTGCTCGTGCGGTTCCCAGCTCTGCCACATTTCCAAGCCGCCGGAGTTGTAGCAGGTGTAGCGGTAGTATTCAACCTCTACTTCGTACTTCCTTGGCTTTCCTGCGTTTGCTCCTGCGGTGACACCGGATGCCGGCCATTCGAAGTTTTTTCCGCTGGACATGGTCACGGAGCCGGAAGGGGTCCAGCCTCCGATGCTAATTGCCGATTCGTACGTGGTCGTTGCCTCATTGGAGAACTTCATTCCACCTCCCCCGTCATCCAGCGGGAAGGTCTCGCCGATGTCCGCCCAAACCTTTCCCGGGCTCGAAAAAACCTTGTTGTAGCAGGGCTCGTATTCTGAAGCGCTGATCGTTCGGCTGATTTTCTCCGGACTCTTGATCATTTTCACGTCCAGGAGAACGGGATTCAGATCCTCTGTCGACTGCCTGGTTATCGGGGTGCTCTCGGGAGTTTCTATCGGATCGGCCCATGGCAGTTCGGATTCCCTTGTGTCGAGGGAGCGAACTGATCCTCCGGAAACCGCGACACGCTGGGTCTTCGGATCGTAGATCTCGATCTCGAAGTGGACCAAATTCCCATCCGAGATGTATTTGCGTCCCAGGTGGCTTCGCTGCAGCGTAACTGCGAACTCGTTCCCGCTTACAGTGACTGCCCTTTCAGGGAGGCGGAGCCGGGGGACGGCATCGCCCTTCTTCATCTTCCCGAGGATGTGCTGGTTGGGACTGACCCATACGCTGAACGAAGCCTCCTCCAGTGAGGAGTTGTCGCTGGTGCGTCCAGTGATGGCGACCGGACCGTCGGTCTTGACCGAAACCTTCTTAGGGCGGTCCGACCGTGCGGGCGCGCTTTCCGATGCTGCTTGAATTTCTTCGCGGTCGGACGGAAAAGCCGGAGTGTTCCCCATTGTCAGAGGGAGCAGGGCTATGCAGAGGACCAGCCCTAGGGCGTGTCTGAGTCGTGACAGTTTTCCCGGATGGTTCATGGCGGCTCCTGACGTGACTGTCTTACGGAATCGGCGCATGAGCAGAAGGGGGGGCGAATACCGCGTGGCAGATCGGGTGGATGCGTCGGCGAACTTGACAGGCGGTGCGGCCAATAATGTGTCAGCTCCCGTGCGCCGATATTGTCGGGGCGCGGCAGCAGGTGGAGAAGAGTCGCTGCGAGGGCACGCTTTCACTACGCGCTGCAACCCCACCCAAGGGTGCGGTCTGCGATTCTCACAGCTCGTGCGCTTCACGCGGGAAGCCAAAGGGCCTTGTTCGCCAGCAGGGTCTGGGCGCCGTCCTCATGAGCGGCGACCAGAGCGGTCTCCTCGGGCTACGCCCACTGGCCGGTTGCGACCACGGCGGTTCCACCGGGCGCCGACGTTCGGTCAGGGGCCGCCACGGCGGGCTCCGAGCTCGATGTCACGAACACGGACAGGGCTCTTCTCGCAAACCGGTTGATCATTACTATGTCCCTTCGGCAAGTCGGTACGGGATTCGCCGATCGTCGTACTTCATGGCCTGGGAGCCTTGTGCGCGGTGGCGAGCTCGTACCTCAGATCTCTGGGGCCACGGACAGTAGCCCTGTCCTCACTGTCTTTCCAGAGTCTCTTGCGCTTCACCGAAGGGCGTGGGAGTTCGGCGCCTGAAATCACCAGCTCAGCCAACCAGTGATACACACCTGTACTGGGAAATCTTCACATGCGGAGTCCACGGCGATACCTGCGGAATCTCAGATTCATCTCAACTTTCCTCAGACCAAAGCAAGTTGGCCTCGATTCACGGCTGCTGACGGCTGCGGACGAGATTGTGGGACGCTCACTTCTTTATGCCTGAGAGGGCAGGAGTGCTTTGCGTGTACTACCGGAGGCGCGCCAGGTTCGACAAGCCGGATTCGTCCTGGTGGACGGCGCCTTGGCCCAGTGTGACCGGGTCGGTAACGGGGAGGCGGCGCACTCGGCCGGGTTCTCCGCGGCTCCGCGAACGCCAACTGGCACGCGCGCTCCGGTTGCTGGTGGCGCTTCCACATGGCATGGGCACCCTCGGCCGCTCCTGGGGCCTCTATGGGGCCCTACGACGGGACAGCCGCTCCAGCGTCCGACTCGTCGGTTCCCGGATCCTGTGACGGTTCGCTGAGCTGCTCGCGCACGTAGTTCCAGACCACCGCGATCAGTGCGGCGACCGGGACCGCGAGCAGGCTGCCCACGATGCCGGCCAGGTTGCCGCCCAGCGTCACCGCCAGCAGGATCGCGCCCGCGTGGAGACCGAGCCCACGGCTCTGGATCATGGGCTGGAACACGTTGCCCTCAAGCTGCTGCACCACGACGATGATGGCCAGCACGATCAGCGCGTCCGTCAGGCCGTTGGAGACCAGCGCGATGAGAACGGCGACGAAACCGGCGAACAGGGCGCCGATGATCGGCACGAACGCGGAGACGAAGGTCAGCACGGCCAGCGGGAGCACCAGGGGTACCCCGAGGATCCACAGGCCCAGGCCGATCAGGACGGCGTCCAGCAGGCCGACGATCGCCTGGGAACGTACGAACGCTCCCAGGGTGTCCCAGCCGCGCGCGGCCACGGTCGGGACGTCGACGGCGAGCCGGCCGGGGAGTTGATGGGCGAGCCACGGCAGGAACCGCGGGCCGTCCTTGAGGAAGAAGAACATCAGGAAGAGAGCCAGGACGGCGGTGACCAAGCCGTTCACCACGGTGCTCACTCCCGTGACGGCAACGCCGACCACGCTGCCCAGGCCGTCCTGTGCGCGGGAGACCGCGGTGTCGAAGGCCTTGTCGATCTGGGCGTCACCGATGTTCAACGGCGGCCCGGCGGCCCACTCGCGCAGCTTCTGGATGCCTTCGACCACGCCGTCGGTCAGCTCGCCGGACTGGGACGCCACCGGTACCGCGATCAGTGCCACGAAGCCCAGGGCGACCAGAAGGAACAGCAAGGTCACGGTCGATGCGGCCAGCGCGGGTTTCCATCCGCGACGACGCAGGAAACGGGTCGGTGGCCAGGTCAGTGTGGTCAGCAACAGGCCGACCACGAGCGGCCAGACGACCGACCACATCCGGCCCAGGATCCACAGGGCCACGGCGAGCATCAACAGTATGAGCAGCGACTCGGCGGAGGCACGCGCCGTCGTGCGGAGCGCGGCGCGGGCTCTTGAGGAACTCAACGTGGCAGTCACGGATGCACCCTATGGGTACTCGCGACGCACCGGCATGGCTGCTCACCGCCGGCCTGGGACCACGCCCGTCGTGCGCATCTCCGCGGCTGCCGGGACCATCGCCTCCGCAGCCTCGGGAAAGCGTCCGCCGGTCCCGGACCGGCCGGCAGGAACGCCTCCGGTTTCAGCAAGGACAGCAGGGTCACAAGCCTCCTGAGGTACTGCTCTCCCGGGCCTTGAGAAGTTCGTCGGCGTGCTCGACCGCCCAGTGGCCGAGCGCCGTCATCGGGCCCTCGACCAGACTCTGTCCCAAGCCGGTCAGGGCGTACTCGACGCGCGGCGGCGCCTCGGCGTGTGCGTGGCGGTCGAGCAGTCCGGCGGCGAGCAGACGGTGCAGGGACTCGGAAAGAACCTTGTCGCTGATGCCGCCGATCGCGGTGAGCAGCTCACGGCGTCGGCGCGGCCCCAGGCGAAGAGCCGCCAGTACGACGGGATCCCAGGTGTGGGTGAAGAGATCGGTGGCCGCGCGCAGGCGGCAGTCGGCGACAAAGTCGAGGCAGTGAACGTCGTGGTCAGTCATCTCGCCGTCCATCATCGTGTGCTGGTCACCTACCGATCAGTGCGTAACGCCCTGCATACCGTGCCTACCCGGGCAAGCACTGTTTGAGAGGCGGCGACCATGCGTATCGGGATCCTGGGAACAGGGACACTCGCGGCGGCCCTGGGCGAGGGGTGGGCACGGGCGGGGCACGAGGTGGCGATCGGCGGGCGGTCGCAGGTGAAGGCGGAGAGGCTTGCCGAGCGGCTGGGGCACGGCGTGCTCGCCGTGTCGCCGCGCGAGGTGGTCGTCGGGCGCGATGCGGTGCTGCTGGCCGTGTCATGGGACGGCGTCGAGGACACGCTGAAATCGGTGGGCGCGGCAGACGGCGTACTCGACGGGACGCCGTTGATCGATCCCACGAACGCTGTGGCACACGGTGTCGGCACTCTGCTCACCGGAAACGTGGAGTCGATGGCGGGGCGGATCGCCGGGCTCGCTCCCGGAGCCCGGGTCGTGAAGGCGTTCCATCTCTTTCCCGCCGACCGGTGGACGAGCCCGCCCGACGACGGTCACTCCCGTGTGACGGTGGCGATGTGCGGCGACGACACGGCGGCACTGGACGTCGTCGGTGAACTGGTCCGTGACGTCGGCGGGATCCCGGCGACCCTGGGGGCGCTGGACCGCGTCCGCCAGTTGGAGGAGGTGGCGGGTTTCGTGATCGGCCTGGCCTTCGCGGGCTTCGACCCCAACTCCGCCGTCCCTCGGGTTCCCTCCGTCGACGGGCCCACCAGCCCGTAGGGGTAGCCGTACCTCGTACGCCCGGGGGAAAGCCGTGTACGGATGGCTGCGCACGCGGTCCGGCGGTGCGGGACCACGGCTGCTAGCGCTGGGCCGGTCGGACGGGCACGGAATCGCCTGGAACTCTCGCGCGTTGTGGGGAGAGGGCATGGAAGGCCGGCGGTGTGCGAGCCGGACAGCCCGAGTGACCGAGCCGACAGGAATTGGAGGGGCCTCGATGACTGCGCAGACGCAGAGGGCAGTGCTGGCGGGTGGATGCTTCTGGGGAATGGAGGAGCTGATCCGCCGACTCCCGGGCGTGACGGCGACCCGGGTCGGATACACCGGCGGGGACGTCCCGAACGCGACGTACCGCAACCACGGCACGCACGCGGAGGCCATCGAGATCCTTTTCGACCCCGCGGGCACCGATTTCCGCGCGCTCCTGGAGTTCTTCTTCCAGATCCACGACCCGAGCACCAAGAACCGCCAGGGCAACGACATCGGTCTCAGCTACCGCTCGGCGATCTACTACGTGGACGACGAGCAGAAGCGGATCGCCGAGGACACGATCGCGGACGTGGACGCCTCCGGACTGTGGCCGGGCAAGGTCGTCACCGAGGTGGAGCCGGTCGGCCCCTTCTGGGAGGCCGAGCCCGAGCACCAGGACTATCTGCAGCGTTACCCGAACGGCTACACCTGCCACTTCCCGCGCCCGGGATGGCGGCTGCCGGCCCGCACGGAGGGCTGACCGCCCGGGGCCCGGCGGAAGGCGGCGGCCGACCGGCCG contains these protein-coding regions:
- a CDS encoding winged helix-turn-helix transcriptional regulator, with protein sequence MTDHDVHCLDFVADCRLRAATDLFTHTWDPVVLAALRLGPRRRRELLTAIGGISDKVLSESLHRLLAAGLLDRHAHAEAPPRVEYALTGLGQSLVEGPMTALGHWAVEHADELLKARESSTSGGL
- a CDS encoding AI-2E family transporter, whose translation is MTATLSSSRARAALRTTARASAESLLILLMLAVALWILGRMWSVVWPLVVGLLLTTLTWPPTRFLRRRGWKPALAASTVTLLFLLVALGFVALIAVPVASQSGELTDGVVEGIQKLREWAAGPPLNIGDAQIDKAFDTAVSRAQDGLGSVVGVAVTGVSTVVNGLVTAVLALFLMFFFLKDGPRFLPWLAHQLPGRLAVDVPTVAARGWDTLGAFVRSQAIVGLLDAVLIGLGLWILGVPLVLPLAVLTFVSAFVPIIGALFAGFVAVLIALVSNGLTDALIVLAIIVVVQQLEGNVFQPMIQSRGLGLHAGAILLAVTLGGNLAGIVGSLLAVPVAALIAVVWNYVREQLSEPSQDPGTDESDAGAAVPS
- the msrA gene encoding peptide-methionine (S)-S-oxide reductase MsrA encodes the protein MTAQTQRAVLAGGCFWGMEELIRRLPGVTATRVGYTGGDVPNATYRNHGTHAEAIEILFDPAGTDFRALLEFFFQIHDPSTKNRQGNDIGLSYRSAIYYVDDEQKRIAEDTIADVDASGLWPGKVVTEVEPVGPFWEAEPEHQDYLQRYPNGYTCHFPRPGWRLPARTEG
- a CDS encoding NADPH-dependent F420 reductase, which gives rise to MRIGILGTGTLAAALGEGWARAGHEVAIGGRSQVKAERLAERLGHGVLAVSPREVVVGRDAVLLAVSWDGVEDTLKSVGAADGVLDGTPLIDPTNAVAHGVGTLLTGNVESMAGRIAGLAPGARVVKAFHLFPADRWTSPPDDGHSRVTVAMCGDDTAALDVVGELVRDVGGIPATLGALDRVRQLEEVAGFVIGLAFAGFDPNSAVPRVPSVDGPTSP
- a CDS encoding DUF3455 domain-containing protein, which translates into the protein MKLAKRLILTTTALVAVSAGTLLSASVGQAAPVQSARPGVDAPAALKVPDGNRLTGVFSAEGVQTYTCTDGAWKLLEPAATLWAKNDRSHRTVALHSRGPVWVSTVDGSAVNAAAIANSPKTGTIPELLLQSTATRGTGVFAGVSYIQRLNTRGGVAPATACTGADQVSVPYSATYTFYKPAK